CGTGCATGTGGTTAGGTGTTCATTGTGTTGACGGAAAATTGCAAATACTGTAGGTTCCTCTTTATGTTTatataaaattttgaagttaATCTAGTTCGTTGCTTTTCTTAAATATGtgaatgaatttcttgtctcttcaaGAAGGGGTGAATGTGTTGAACTTTTGTAGTAAGAATATGGTGGTCGACATTGTGAGGATTTATTACTTTGAGTTCAGTATATGTTCTGATTATTCTTGTTATGTCTAGGGATCTCAATGGGCTTTCTTTGGAAGGAGAACTGGTTCCAGAACTTGGGAAGCTAACTCATCTTAGATCTCTGTAAGCATTATTACTAGGTTGCAGTGAATTATAGTCACAATTTTGGGGGCTATCGCTTCTGCCTGTTTGCTTGATTGAAAATGGGTACCTAGCTAAGACTTCAAAAACTGCACATTCTTCTTTGTATTTTGGAAGTAGTGGGTATGCTCTCCCTCAGATGGTAAAGGTAGTAAGTTTAGGATTTTGATGTATATTATGTACTTGCGTGTGAGGACACTGTACCTTTATATTTGTTCATATTACAATGTCAAGAATAAGTCATAGCCTGTTGATAGAAGTTAAAATTCACTTTGGTATGGAAAATGTGCAGAGTTACGCAATGTTTTATTATAGGCGTGAATGTTACTCAGAGTAGTTTCCTGGCTTTTGGCATGTTTACTTTCTATGCCATCATCAGCGATTTAACACTGTTACCTTACTCATCAATTATCCCCCTATGACATTAGTTCTACAATTTATCACTGCACTATTGGATCTAGTCAATGTCACAAGACTACTAAGCCAAGCTTCTTTCTACAGAGATTTATGTAATTTTGTGACATTAAGTTTTTATCAGCTAGATTTCCATCATAAAATTACCTCAGTTTAGATTGTCAACAGTCTTACAACCTCAAGTATGAACAATCATGTTGTTCTGTACGAAATTCCTCTGAGAAGGTTTTCTTAACTTGAGTGGTTTACACATATTTCCAATGTCTTCATTTTCTGGTGTGATCTTTTCACATTCATTGTAACAATAGTCTAGTGCATCCAATCAATCCACGTGCTATGGTAGATAATAAGTCTTTGTGGgtgcaaattttcttttattcaaagACACTATCAAGTTTTTTGGTCGTCTGGTTTTAGTTTATAAATTTTCTAAATTAGTTGATAGGGATTCCTATGATTGACGGTTAAAATGAGGGTCTAAAGACACTACTCTGGTTCTATGCCTTGTTGATTTCTGGATCTTATGATTGTAACAATTTTGGTTTCATGCGCTTCACAGTGTAATTTCCAACAACCGATTTTCTGGTGCCATCCCGAAAGATATTGGAGGACTAATTATGCTGGAGGTACTGGACTTGAGAAATAACAACTTCACTGGAACTATTCCGCCAGAATTAGGAGGACTGCGGTCATTGAAACGCTTGTAAGTTCACCATTTATAGATACTTGGGTATTTATTTGACAGGATGGATATTTCATATTCTTGGACTAAATGACATGTTGTTAAACAGGTTGCTTTGTAATAATAGCTTCAAGGGAGACGTTCCTTTGGAGCTTGGGAGGCTCAATTTGCTCTTTGAATTGCAGTTCGACGAAAACCTTACGTTTGCTGCGACCACTGGAATTAGCTGCGTTAATAGAAAATTTGGGCATTGGTACTAGTGTTCTTTTTGACTGAATTCGTAGATATTTTGGTAACTTTGTTACGCCTTCTATACACCTCTAGCGATCATGTGACTTTAGTTGCTCCCAGACCGTCGCATAATACTTTTGCTATTTGCATACCCAATTTATGCTTCAATGGGATGATTTTCCAGCAACTTATTTTTATACATCCAATGGTAATTgaccctttttttatttaatatccATTTTTGCTCATCTACTATTACCATATCAAGTTAATGTTGTGATTATGGGTAGATTTATTAGGAATCCCTTGTTTACTGGGATCGGTCAATATTGATGAGAGTATTTCTATTGAGTATTGCTACAGGTGCCGactggtaccgtagggaaatcgtagggacggccgtgccgggccgtctccggccaccggacggccgatccgagccgtccaaaaattctaaaaaaaaaaaacatgtgtgTACGAAAATGGAGTGTTTGAATCGAGCACCCTACAcgcgtcggatgccattgaatCTCGCttgggccccctcgtttttttttttttagaatttttggattacttggatcggccgtccggtggccggagacggcccggcgcggcctgtccctacgatttccctacggtaccggtcggtacctataggaTTTTCAATTTCTATTTCTATTCGCTTTTACTAGTCAGATACGAATATCTCACTTGTTTGCTTTTCTGACCTTCTGATGCGCTTTTGTGCAGCATCTGGCAGAGCagtttgaaaaaacaaaagaaagcagATCTGTTTATGGTTCCTGTTAAAGAGACACTTCTACATAATCTCAATGCATTGCCATTGTATGGAATCAACATGTCCTTTTGCATCTTTGAATTTTATTACATTTTTCTTGCAAGTAATATTCAATTGATGACATTGTCTTTCTTCAAGGTTCAAATCTGGAAAGGATTCCTGGAACAGTCCTGAATATGAAAATCTACCACGTAAGTTTACTCAATTGGTTTGTTCTTAGCTCATTAAACCTTGGGCCCTGTTTGTTTTACTGGACTAGTGTAGGGATATATACTCCACACCATAAGTAGTCAAATGGGTTTAATGACTTAATACCAACGTTTTCAATAGCTGAGTGAGGCTCGCCTCTTGGCCCTTATCAAGGCTAAGCTATTGACAAAAGCCTAGAGGCTTCAAATTTGTGCCTTGCACTCCCAAAACCTATGCCTTGTCAACGGGGTGTTCGCACAAGGTGCGGCTTTTGCACATTTTTACGCATTTCTTGTGGGAAGTACGCTTTCCAAGACCACAGGGCCTATAGGTCTTCACACTCTCACCTTCTCTTTCAACCGTCGACCTGCGCTTGTTGAGAGAGTACCTATTTGGGTATGTCTTTTTTCATAACAATTGGTATACACCTCTAGGTTTAGAggagtttttataaattttacgTACCATTGTCATCACTCTCCCATTTTGTTGTGATCTTtagaagttttttgtttttattgaacTCAAAGTTGACATTCTACATGCTTACGGCTCAACGCCTTGAGGCCTACGTCTCACAAGGAATAAAATGCCACAAATGCGCATTTGCCTTTAAAAAAGTTGCTTAATACCACCACATCTCCCAAGGTGATATCACATCTGATGAACATTTAATCCTAACCGCAATAGTCTAAACAAAAGTGAGATATGTGGTCTCTTGGATTAATTGCGTAATCTGTTGCTTtaatccaaacaaacaaactgggCCTCGGTGTATGTTTTGAAGGGGAATCACAGTGATTATTGCAATCAACAGGTGTGAATGAGGTGCATAATGTACAAAACCTTGTTAATATCGTAAGGCGCAAGCTACTTGAACAATCCAGCAACCTCATTGCCACCTCAGCTAGTGGCGGATCCCCTCCTGTGGAAATCGTTGCTCTTCCAACAACCCGGAGTAGTGGGTCTTACCCTGCCGTACAGAAAGGAAAGGAAGGACAATTGCATCAGTCTACACCTTCTACTGGTGATTCTGTGACCCAACCCAATCCTAAAACAGCCAATCCTGATAGCCAGTCTTCTGGCTCTGTTAATAAGCCAGCTGAAGAAAAGCTTTCATCGGGTGGGATTTCTGGATATGCTTGGAAACATATAGGTATGATTTCAGGTGGTGTTTTACTTTTCATTGCCGCAACCATGTTCATTATGTGTCGGAGACGAGCAGCATCAACGATTGGTCCTTGGAAGACTGGACTGAGTGGACAGTTACAGAAAGCATTTGTTACAGGTAATTTTTCCGTAAGCTTTGAAGCACTGACACTCCTAGAGATTACTATATCTGTGCCAAACACTTGGGGGAAACATGACATGCCGGAACACATGGGACACATATGGGACACACCACATGGCATGTCCACTAAATTATAACATCTTTTATGGGGGACATGGCAGGgtgatttttttataatttctaaaatatttttctgcaGACAAAATTTTTATCACTTCAAAAGTATTACGGTAAAAGTGTTATATAAAACATATGTGTATAGGCATACACCATTGGTCGATATTGCATTCAATAGTAGTCCTAACCTAAATATTTAGTGGGTGTAATTTGTGTTTGcataacaaaacaaattatGTTATACCAAATCGTTGCGTCCCCTGCCGTGtccattttcccattttgagAATTGTCATGACTTGTATCCATGTCCTTGCCTCCAGCCGAGTCCGTATCCGTGCTACGTAGTCCTTAAGCAATCCAAACACTATCTTAGAGTATTGATAGACATTTTTCAATATCGCTATATGAATTGATTGAGCTTTTACAATGCAGGGGTTCCCAAGCTAAACCGGGCAGAGCTAGAAAGTGCCTGTGAGGATTTCAGCAACATTATTGATACCATTGACGGTTGCACGATATACAAGGGAACGTTATCAAGCGGAGTTGAGATTGCTGTTGCATCAACTGCAATATATTCTGCCAAAGATTGGTCTAAGCGCTCAGAAGTGGCCTACCGGAAGAAGGTTTGTTAGTATTCCATCGGTAATGACTTTGTTTCATGCAATACAGAATGGACCTCTCCTCTTTGGAGTTGgtttatttatagatttttttatATGGTGGTCTTCCTTCAGATCAATACGCTGTCAAGAGTAAACCACAAGAACTTCGTTAATCTTATTGGTTTCTGTGAAGAGGAGGAACCTTTCACTAGGATGATGGTGTTTGAGTACGCTCCAAATGGATCCGCCTTTGAGCATCTGCATGGTAAATACTTCTTGCCATATGGACCTTTTCAAAATTGGAGGTTTCTTATCTATAATGAATTTATCACATCTCTGTTTGTGTCTCCAGTTAAGGAAGTTGAACATCTTGACTGGAATGCGAGGATGAGGATTATTATGGGAACTGCTTACTGTCTTCAGTACATGCATGAACTGAATCCACCTGTGGCACATTCCAACT
The sequence above is a segment of the Rhododendron vialii isolate Sample 1 chromosome 13a, ASM3025357v1 genome. Coding sequences within it:
- the LOC131313778 gene encoding protein MALE DISCOVERER 2-like isoform X1; the protein is MVNKAMGFRWNTCGNKLSSFTILILVLGVQGCWSINSEGLALLEFRGRVAYDPYGAFDNWNPEDNDPCMWLGVHCVDGKLQILDLNGLSLEGELVPELGKLTHLRSLVISNNRFSGAIPKDIGGLIMLEVLDLRNNNFTGTIPPELGGLRSLKRLLLCNNSFKGDVPLELGRLNLLFELQFDENLTFAATTGISCVNRKFGHCIWQSSLKKQKKADLFMVPVKETLLHNLNALPLFKSGKDSWNSPEYENLPRVNEVHNVQNLVNIVRRKLLEQSSNLIATSASGGSPPVEIVALPTTRSSGSYPAVQKGKEGQLHQSTPSTGDSVTQPNPKTANPDSQSSGSVNKPAEEKLSSGGISGYAWKHIGMISGGVLLFIAATMFIMCRRRAASTIGPWKTGLSGQLQKAFVTGVPKLNRAELESACEDFSNIIDTIDGCTIYKGTLSSGVEIAVASTAIYSAKDWSKRSEVAYRKKINTLSRVNHKNFVNLIGFCEEEEPFTRMMVFEYAPNGSAFEHLHVKEVEHLDWNARMRIIMGTAYCLQYMHELNPPVAHSNLNTTSIFLTDDYAAKIAEISFGTGASSKSKISGENDSEHSELPPFSDPETNVYSFGIMLLEIISGKLPNKEEQGPLVNWAAQYLSDKRNISYMIDPTLKSFKNNELDIICEVIQDCIQQDARKRPTMKEITSRLREVIAITPDAATPRLSPLWWAELEILSAEST
- the LOC131313778 gene encoding protein MALE DISCOVERER 2-like isoform X2; translation: MWLGVHCVDGKLQILDLNGLSLEGELVPELGKLTHLRSLVISNNRFSGAIPKDIGGLIMLEVLDLRNNNFTGTIPPELGGLRSLKRLLLCNNSFKGDVPLELGRLNLLFELQFDENLTFAATTGISCVNRKFGHCIWQSSLKKQKKADLFMVPVKETLLHNLNALPLFKSGKDSWNSPEYENLPRVNEVHNVQNLVNIVRRKLLEQSSNLIATSASGGSPPVEIVALPTTRSSGSYPAVQKGKEGQLHQSTPSTGDSVTQPNPKTANPDSQSSGSVNKPAEEKLSSGGISGYAWKHIGMISGGVLLFIAATMFIMCRRRAASTIGPWKTGLSGQLQKAFVTGVPKLNRAELESACEDFSNIIDTIDGCTIYKGTLSSGVEIAVASTAIYSAKDWSKRSEVAYRKKINTLSRVNHKNFVNLIGFCEEEEPFTRMMVFEYAPNGSAFEHLHVKEVEHLDWNARMRIIMGTAYCLQYMHELNPPVAHSNLNTTSIFLTDDYAAKIAEISFGTGASSKSKISGENDSEHSELPPFSDPETNVYSFGIMLLEIISGKLPNKEEQGPLVNWAAQYLSDKRNISYMIDPTLKSFKNNELDIICEVIQDCIQQDARKRPTMKEITSRLREVIAITPDAATPRLSPLWWAELEILSAEST